The uncultured Roseibium sp. genome contains a region encoding:
- the dapA gene encoding 4-hydroxy-tetrahydrodipicolinate synthase, with translation MFTGSIPALVTPFKDGALDEKRFQDFVDWQIKEGSTGLVPVGTTGESPTLSHDEHKRVVELCVEVAAGRVPVMAGAGSNNTAEAIDLAKFAEKAGADGLLVVTPYYNKPNQAGLKAHYRAIDSVVGIPIFIYNIPGRSVIDMTSATMAELFKTCKNIKGVKDATANLARASEQRHLCGPDFIQLSGEDITALGFNAHGGSGCISVTANVAPRMCADFQAACQGGDYAKALSIQDKLAPLHQALFIEPNPTGAKYALSLLGRMDNEVRLPLVAISPETEEKIREAMTHAGLIN, from the coding sequence ATGTTTACAGGATCGATTCCAGCGCTCGTGACACCGTTCAAGGACGGAGCGCTTGACGAGAAACGGTTCCAGGATTTTGTCGATTGGCAGATAAAGGAGGGTAGCACCGGTCTGGTGCCGGTGGGCACGACGGGTGAGAGCCCGACGCTTTCTCACGACGAGCACAAGCGGGTTGTCGAACTGTGTGTTGAGGTGGCGGCGGGGCGTGTGCCCGTCATGGCCGGTGCCGGTTCCAACAACACGGCAGAAGCGATCGATCTGGCGAAGTTCGCTGAAAAGGCCGGGGCCGACGGCCTGCTCGTGGTGACACCCTATTACAACAAGCCGAACCAGGCGGGTTTGAAGGCGCACTACCGCGCGATCGACAGCGTGGTTGGCATTCCGATCTTCATCTACAACATTCCGGGCCGTTCGGTCATCGACATGACATCGGCGACCATGGCGGAACTGTTCAAGACCTGCAAGAACATCAAGGGCGTCAAGGATGCCACTGCGAACCTTGCAAGAGCAAGCGAGCAACGCCATCTGTGTGGTCCGGACTTCATTCAGCTGTCCGGCGAAGATATCACAGCGCTCGGGTTCAACGCCCACGGTGGATCGGGGTGCATATCCGTGACGGCCAACGTGGCACCCCGGATGTGTGCGGATTTCCAGGCTGCCTGCCAGGGCGGCGACTATGCCAAGGCTCTGTCGATCCAGGACAAGCTGGCACCGCTTCATCAGGCCCTGTTCATCGAGCCGAACCCGACCGGCGCCAAATACGCCCTGTCGTTGCTGGGCCGGATGGATAACGAGGTGCGTCTGCCTCTGGTGGCGATTTCGCCGGAGACAGAGGAGAAAATCCGCGAGGCAATGACCCATGCGGGGCTGATCAACTGA
- a CDS encoding thioesterase family protein, whose amino-acid sequence MTRTEFTVFRELPTRWMDVDIYGHVNNVQYLSFFDTAVNGWYVDEGLLDPARSEEIFLVVETGCQYFAELVFPEVVTAGIRIEKIGSSSVIYTIALFKEGQQAAAAQGRFVHVLVDRENRRPVRISDRWRDALKRLSV is encoded by the coding sequence ATCACCCGAACCGAGTTTACGGTTTTCCGGGAACTCCCGACCCGGTGGATGGATGTGGACATCTATGGCCACGTCAACAACGTCCAATATCTGAGCTTCTTCGATACGGCCGTAAACGGCTGGTATGTGGATGAGGGACTGCTCGACCCCGCCAGGTCGGAAGAGATTTTCCTCGTAGTGGAAACCGGCTGCCAGTATTTTGCCGAACTCGTTTTTCCGGAGGTGGTGACTGCCGGTATCCGGATCGAAAAAATCGGTTCGTCTTCAGTGATTTACACGATCGCGTTGTTCAAGGAAGGGCAACAGGCCGCAGCCGCCCAGGGCCGCTTCGTCCATGTCCTTGTCGATCGGGAAAATCGGCGACCGGTGCGGATCAGCGACCGCTGGCGAGACGCGCTGAAGCGCCTGTCCGTTTAG
- the smpB gene encoding SsrA-binding protein SmpB has translation MAPKRGGPPGRTIISDNRKARFNFEIEETFEAGIELKGTEVKALRNGKANIAESYAAEHKGEIWIYNVYIPEYTQGNRFNHEPRRPRKLLMHKREIHKLAGAVQKEGKTIVPLKLYFNEQGRAKLEVALAKGKKLHDKRETEKKRDWQREKSRLMKAHG, from the coding sequence ATGGCGCCTAAACGCGGAGGTCCTCCGGGTCGGACGATCATCTCCGACAACCGGAAGGCCCGTTTTAATTTCGAGATCGAGGAAACCTTCGAGGCCGGTATCGAGCTGAAGGGAACGGAAGTGAAGGCCTTGCGTAACGGCAAGGCGAATATTGCCGAGTCCTATGCCGCCGAGCACAAGGGCGAGATCTGGATCTACAACGTCTATATTCCCGAGTACACGCAGGGCAACCGCTTCAATCACGAGCCGCGCCGTCCGCGCAAGCTGTTGATGCACAAGCGTGAGATTCACAAGCTTGCCGGCGCCGTGCAGAAGGAAGGCAAGACCATCGTTCCGCTCAAGCTCTATTTCAATGAGCAGGGCAGGGCGAAGCTGGAAGTTGCCCTGGCAAAGGGCAAGAAGCTGCATGACAAGCGCGAGACCGAGAAGAAGCGCGACTGGCAGCGTGAGAAGTCCCGCCTGATGAAGGCCCATGGATAA
- a CDS encoding iron-containing alcohol dehydrogenase — MIGAFTFNTSHRVVFENGSAGALSSHARHLLGDRPFIVTDKGIINCGLIDGCLEDLKAAGYQTALYQDVQADPPRRLVEDATRKAMQHGATSIIGFGGGSSLDIAKLVALLASSGEKLDDAWGIGNAKGPRLPLVLIPTTAGTGSEVTPISIITLEDDEKRGVVSPVLLPDLAILDPLLTLGLPAHVTAATGIDAMVHAIEGYASRSANNNPVSRTLAVEALKLLGTNIETAVFEPRNEDARGAMLLGSMLAGMAFANSPVAAVHALAYPIGGTFHVPHGLSNALVLPHVLRFNAADAATDYAILAPHAFPELAVLDEPKVRSQAFADELAHLSSRLGLQSTLREVGITASDLPKMASDAMKQTRLLVNNPRPVTEADALAIYEAAL, encoded by the coding sequence ATGATCGGGGCGTTTACCTTCAACACCAGCCACAGGGTGGTCTTCGAGAACGGCTCCGCAGGAGCACTTTCCAGCCATGCCCGCCACCTTCTCGGCGACCGGCCTTTTATCGTCACCGACAAGGGGATCATCAACTGCGGGCTGATCGACGGCTGCCTGGAAGATCTGAAGGCGGCAGGCTACCAGACTGCTCTTTATCAGGACGTGCAGGCCGATCCACCCCGCAGGCTGGTGGAAGACGCCACGCGTAAGGCAATGCAGCACGGTGCGACCAGCATCATCGGCTTCGGAGGCGGATCCTCACTGGATATCGCCAAGCTGGTCGCCCTGCTCGCCTCGAGCGGCGAGAAGCTGGACGACGCCTGGGGGATCGGCAACGCCAAAGGCCCTCGCCTGCCCCTGGTCCTTATTCCGACGACAGCTGGAACCGGCTCCGAAGTCACGCCAATCTCGATCATCACCCTGGAAGACGACGAAAAGCGCGGCGTCGTTTCCCCGGTTCTGCTGCCTGATCTCGCTATTCTGGATCCGCTGCTCACGCTCGGCCTGCCGGCCCATGTCACGGCCGCAACCGGTATCGACGCCATGGTCCACGCCATCGAAGGGTATGCTTCCAGGAGTGCGAACAACAACCCTGTCTCCAGGACCCTGGCGGTCGAGGCGTTGAAGCTGCTCGGCACCAACATTGAAACCGCCGTTTTCGAACCCAGGAACGAGGACGCCCGCGGTGCCATGCTTCTGGGCTCCATGCTGGCGGGGATGGCCTTTGCCAATTCGCCGGTTGCCGCCGTTCATGCGCTTGCCTATCCGATCGGCGGCACGTTCCATGTCCCCCACGGCCTGTCGAACGCACTCGTCCTGCCGCATGTCCTGCGCTTCAATGCAGCCGACGCCGCAACGGACTACGCCATACTCGCCCCCCACGCTTTTCCGGAACTGGCGGTTCTCGACGAACCGAAGGTCCGTTCCCAGGCTTTTGCCGACGAACTCGCACATCTCTCGAGCCGGCTCGGCCTGCAATCCACCTTACGCGAAGTCGGCATCACCGCCAGCGACTTGCCCAAGATGGCCAGCGACGCCATGAAGCAGACACGCCTTCTGGTCAACAACCCCCGGCCGGTCACCGAGGCCGATGCCCTTGCGATTTACGAGGCAGCCCTTTGA